AGCCCTAGAAGACCGCATTTTGGCCCAAGAAGAAACTTGGATTAATCAGAAGTGGGAAAGCATGAGCCCCGAAGAGCGACTCGGCCAACTTTTTATGGTGGCCGCCTACCCTTTGCAGGGCAAAAATGATGAGGCCCGCATGAAACGCCTCATCCAAAAGGAACATTTGGGCGGGGTCGTGCTCTTTAAAGGCCCGCCCACTCGAGCCGCTAGCCTTTGTAATAAATACCAAGCTTGGGCGCCTAAAGTCCCGCTTTTGGTGGCCATTGATGGCGAATGGGGCCTAGCTATGCGGCTAGACTCTATCATTAATTACCCCCGACAATTGCTTTTTGGAGCCCTGCCCGACAATCGCCTGATTTATGATTTTGGCAAAGAAGTGGCCCGACAAGCCCAGCATATTGGCATTCATATCAATTTTGCGCCAGTGGTTGATATTAACAACAATGCCGCAAATCCCGTGATTGGCGACCGCTCTTTTGGCGAGCAAAAACGCAAGGTGACCGCCAAGGCCTACCAATATATGCGAGGCATGCAAGACAACGGGCTAATGGCCTGCGCCAAGCATTTTCCGGGACATGGCGATACGGATGTCGATTCTCATTACGATTTGCCTCAAATCAAACACCCTAGAAGTCGATTGGATAGCCTAGAGCTTTACCCTTTTCGGCAATTGATTCCCCAAGGTTTGGGCTCTATTATGGTGGCCCACCTCAATATTCCGGCCCTAGACCCTAGAGATAAGCGGCCCACCACCCTTTCTTATGCCACCATCCAAAAGCTCCTCAAAGAAGAGCTCAACTTTAAGGGCCTAGTGATTACCGATGCCATGAATATGCAAGGAGTGGCCAAACATTATGGGCCCGGCCAAGCCGATGTAGAAGCCCTAAAAGCGGGAAATGACATCCTATTAATGTCTCAAAGAGTGGCACAATCTAAAAAAATGATTTTGGCCGCCCTGAAAAAAGGCGATTTGAGCTGGGAGGACCTCGAGCAGCGCATCCGCAAGATTTTAAGGGCCAAATATCGAGCGGGATTGGCAAATTACAAGCCCGTATCGACCAAAAATGTGGTCAAAAACATCAATAATCAGGCGGCTCAAGACTTATACAAAAAAATATTGGGGCAGAGTTTGACCCTAGTAGCCAATCCCGATAGCCTGCTCCCCCTTCGTCAAATCAAGGGACGAAAACTAGCGAGTCTTTGCATTGGTTCTGGCCGTAAAAACAGCTTTCAATTAGAACTACAGCGCTATGGGATTCAGCAGCATTTTTATGCAGGCACAAGCATTTCGGCAGGACAAGAGCGGCGTTTATTGTAGCAATTGGGGCAGCAAGAAGTTGTCTTTATAGCCCTTGACCGTCTTCGTCGGAAGCAAAAAGATCGTTTTGGGGTATCCACTTCTGTGGAGCGCTTTGTCAAAAAGCTAAGTAAAAAGACCAAGGTGGTCCTTATCGCCTTTGGCAGCCCTTATAGCTTGGGCTACTTTGAAGAAGTTCCCTACCTTTCTTGTGCTTATGTAAACGATCGTTCGGCCCAAATTCAGGCCGCAAGAGCTATGGTTGGCGCACAATCTTTTATGGGCCAACTGCCTGTTTCGGCCAGCAAAAAATTAAGAGCGGGCTTAGGCGTAAAAACGCAGATTTTCCGTATGCCCCATGCCGAGAGTCCCGAATCTATGGGCATGCGCAGCGACATTCTAAATCAGATTGATAAAATTGCCGAAGAAGCGATTCGCAAAAAGGCCACCCCAGGTTGCCAAATCTTGGTGGCTAAATCGGGAAAAATTGTTTTTCATAAGGCCTACGGTCATCATACCTACGCCAAAAGACGTCCACAGCGCTTAGATGATGTTTATGACTTGGCCTCTGTGACCAAGGTAGCCGCTACCACCATGACCCTCATGCACCTTTATGAGCGGGGCTTAATTGATTTGGATGCTCCATTGGGCCAGTATATTCCAGAGCTCAAAGGCAGCAATAAAGCCAATTTGAAAATTCGGGCTGTTTTGGCGCATCAGGCGGGGCTCAAGCCTTGGATTCCCTTTTATGCCAAAACCTTGGATGAGAATAAGCGCCCAATGGATAGCCTCTATCGCAAAAAACCTCAAGGTCCTTATCAGGTTCGGATTGCCGAGGGGCTATATTTCCATAAAGATAAGGTAAAGCCCTATTTGTGGGACCGTATTATTGAGCAAAACCTTCGGGGGCGGACCAACTATAAATACAGCGATTTGGGCTTCTATTTATTTGCTCGTTTGGTGGAAGAAGTGAGTGGGCAAACCCTAGATGAATATGTACAGGAGCATTTTTATGCGCCTATGGGCCTAGAATACACGGGCTTCAACCCCTTAAATCGAAACATTAGCAAAAGCCAGATTATTCCCAGCGAAGAAGATAAATACTACCGCTACCAAAAGGTCCAGGGCGATGTACATGATATGGGCGCGGCTATGCTGGCTGGGGTTTCTGGACATGCGGGACTATTTTCTCAGGGCCAAGAGCTGGCCGCCATTTATCAGCTTTGGCTCAATGGAGGCAGCTATAAGGGCCGTCAATACCTCAAAGGGAGCACAATTGCCCTATTTACTAAGCAATATAGTCCCCGCTCTCGCCGAGGCTTGGGCTTTGATCGCAAAGAGATTACCGACCCCAACGCTTCCATTAATGTAGCCAAGCAAGCATCGCCCAATACTTTTGGCCATCTGGGCTTTACCGGCATTGGCGCTTGGGCCGACCCCGATAATGAGCTGATTTATATATTTTTATCCAATAGAACTTATCCCGATAGCGAAAATATGCAGCTTATCCGCTTAGATATTCGGACTAGAATTCATGAGCTTTGTTATCAGGCTTTGGGGGAATAAATAAAATGCGATTTAATGGAATTATTTTCAAAAAGTTTGTATTTTTAAACTATCAACACCCGCCTC
This genomic interval from Saprospira grandis contains the following:
- a CDS encoding glycoside hydrolase family 3 protein is translated as MPFRIGYLAVISLLFFSFLMCQSSLPPNAPALGPQLFPQQKQLQALEDRILAQEETWINQKWESMSPEERLGQLFMVAAYPLQGKNDEARMKRLIQKEHLGGVVLFKGPPTRAASLCNKYQAWAPKVPLLVAIDGEWGLAMRLDSIINYPRQLLFGALPDNRLIYDFGKEVARQAQHIGIHINFAPVVDINNNAANPVIGDRSFGEQKRKVTAKAYQYMRGMQDNGLMACAKHFPGHGDTDVDSHYDLPQIKHPRSRLDSLELYPFRQLIPQGLGSIMVAHLNIPALDPRDKRPTTLSYATIQKLLKEELNFKGLVITDAMNMQGVAKHYGPGQADVEALKAGNDILLMSQRVAQSKKMILAALKKGDLSWEDLEQRIRKILRAKYRAGLANYKPVSTKNVVKNINNQAAQDLYKKILGQSLTLVANPDSLLPLRQIKGRKLASLCIGSGRKNSFQLELQRYGIQQHFYAGTSISAGQERRLL
- a CDS encoding serine hydrolase domain-containing protein → MGQQEVVFIALDRLRRKQKDRFGVSTSVERFVKKLSKKTKVVLIAFGSPYSLGYFEEVPYLSCAYVNDRSAQIQAARAMVGAQSFMGQLPVSASKKLRAGLGVKTQIFRMPHAESPESMGMRSDILNQIDKIAEEAIRKKATPGCQILVAKSGKIVFHKAYGHHTYAKRRPQRLDDVYDLASVTKVAATTMTLMHLYERGLIDLDAPLGQYIPELKGSNKANLKIRAVLAHQAGLKPWIPFYAKTLDENKRPMDSLYRKKPQGPYQVRIAEGLYFHKDKVKPYLWDRIIEQNLRGRTNYKYSDLGFYLFARLVEEVSGQTLDEYVQEHFYAPMGLEYTGFNPLNRNISKSQIIPSEEDKYYRYQKVQGDVHDMGAAMLAGVSGHAGLFSQGQELAAIYQLWLNGGSYKGRQYLKGSTIALFTKQYSPRSRRGLGFDRKEITDPNASINVAKQASPNTFGHLGFTGIGAWADPDNELIYIFLSNRTYPDSENMQLIRLDIRTRIHELCYQALGE